A genomic window from Centroberyx gerrardi isolate f3 chromosome 14, fCenGer3.hap1.cur.20231027, whole genome shotgun sequence includes:
- the tsr2 gene encoding pre-rRNA-processing protein TSR2 homolog produces the protein MAASTASREAFRDAVRAVLETWPVLQITVDNGFGGVFGRQKADWMVDVVQQYFHDNADLQQCEVEDYIAELMDQEFDTVADDGSLPQVSERLCQLFSQSQHASLQEFRQTVDKLRQKKSERAKVTAPPPAAEEEESEEEEEEMECSASRAEAPPPPSQEEEDGWTVVRKKK, from the exons ATGGCGGCCTCCACGGCTTCACGTGAAGCTTTCAGAGACGCGGTGCGCGCGGTGCTGGAAACCTGGCCGGTGCTGCAG atCACGGTGGATAACGGGTTCGGCGGCGTGTTCGGCCGGCAGAAAGCTGATTGGATGGTGGATGTTGTCCAGCAGTATTTCCATGACAACG ctgacctgcagcagtgtgAGGTGGAGGACTACATTGCTGAACTGATGGACCAAGAGTTTGATACAGTGGCGGATGATGGGAGTTTacctcag GTGTCGGAGCGTCTGTGCCAGCTGTTCTCTCAGTCCCAGCATGCTTCACTGCAGGAGTTCAGACAGACCGTCGACAAactgagacagaagaagagCGAGAGGGCGAAGGTCACGGCTCCCCCCCCTGCagccgaggaagaggagagtgaggaggaggaagag GAGATGGAGTGCTCCGCCTCCAGGGCAgaagctccgccccctcccagtcaggaggaggaggacggatGGACGGTGGTCCGCAAGAAGAAGTGA